One Bacillota bacterium genomic region harbors:
- the hrcA gene encoding heat-inducible transcriptional repressor HrcA, with product MGIDERKKEILRAIVLDYIATAEPVGSRTIARKYGLGISPATIRNEMADLEEMGYLEQPHTSAGRIPSQRGYRYYVDRLMEPETPAEEEKLIIRANYQAKAKSISEVIERTGQLVSQLTSYAALVSTPRMIGSAVRHVQLVAMGEGKAMVLVVTEPERVQTRVIDVPENITGEDLETISRVLNAKIRGHSLNDIRITILREIYFELLRHKAMVEYIMELIGDSEESTEERVYLGGVLNILNQPEFRNVEKMKTLLSLLDQEGLLSSLLAEQAEQEEGITVLIGDEFKCDLIQGCSLVSARYGVGGRAVGALAVLGPSRMDYARVTGLVEYLTRNLSRVLEKLYR from the coding sequence GTGGGCATCGACGAACGCAAGAAAGAAATCCTCCGGGCGATAGTCCTCGACTACATCGCCACCGCGGAACCGGTCGGTTCCCGGACCATCGCCCGCAAGTACGGGTTGGGCATCAGCCCGGCCACCATCCGTAACGAAATGGCCGACCTGGAGGAGATGGGCTATCTCGAACAGCCGCACACGTCCGCGGGGCGGATTCCGTCACAGCGGGGCTACCGGTATTACGTCGACCGGCTCATGGAACCCGAGACCCCGGCGGAAGAGGAAAAGCTGATCATCAGGGCCAACTACCAGGCCAAAGCCAAGAGCATCTCCGAAGTCATCGAACGAACCGGGCAACTGGTGAGCCAGCTGACCAGCTACGCTGCTCTCGTGTCAACGCCCCGGATGATCGGTAGTGCCGTGCGGCACGTGCAGTTGGTCGCCATGGGGGAGGGCAAGGCCATGGTGCTCGTGGTCACCGAGCCCGAGCGCGTGCAGACGCGGGTGATCGACGTGCCGGAAAACATCACGGGCGAGGACCTGGAGACCATTTCCCGGGTCTTAAACGCGAAGATCAGGGGCCACAGCTTAAACGACATCCGGATCACCATCCTGCGCGAGATCTACTTTGAGTTGTTGCGCCACAAGGCCATGGTCGAATACATCATGGAACTCATCGGGGACAGTGAGGAAAGCACGGAAGAACGGGTGTATCTGGGCGGGGTCTTGAACATCCTGAACCAGCCCGAATTCCGGAACGTGGAGAAAATGAAGACGCTTCTTAGCCTTCTGGACCAGGAGGGACTCCTGTCGTCCCTGTTGGCTGAACAGGCCGAACAGGAGGAGGGAATCACCGTCCTCATCGGCGATGAGTTCAAGTGCGACCTCATCCAGGGCTGCAGCCTGGTCAGCGCCCGCTACGGAGTCGGCGGGCGCGCCGTGGGCGCTCTGGCGGTGCTGGGGCCGAGCCGCATGGACTACGCCCGGGTGACCGGCCTGGTGGAATACCTGACCCGAAACCTTTCCCGGGTTTTGGAGAAACTGTACAGGTAG